In the genome of Leptospira inadai serovar Lyme str. 10, one region contains:
- a CDS encoding DNA-3-methyladenine glycosylase family protein, with translation MDREVRLRKAESWLRRKDPVMRKLITGIGPCTLKMVGSPYHVLIKSVISQQLSVKAAATMENRVIERFGSRKRFPEPNRLLGLSAEELRSAGLSFAKVATVRRIATAYDSGEITDRKLRKLEDEKVLEFLCSIKGVGPWTAEMVLMFALDRWDHFSLNDLILRKSIERHFGIHRNSKKEILALAGRFSPYRTIFSWYLWRDADGGEGW, from the coding sequence ATGGATCGAGAAGTAAGACTCCGTAAGGCGGAAAGCTGGCTTCGAAGAAAGGATCCTGTCATGCGTAAGCTAATAACGGGAATCGGACCTTGCACATTGAAAATGGTCGGGTCGCCGTATCACGTTTTGATTAAGTCCGTGATCAGCCAGCAATTATCCGTAAAGGCCGCTGCGACGATGGAGAATCGAGTGATCGAAAGATTCGGTAGTCGTAAGCGGTTTCCGGAGCCGAATCGTTTGCTCGGATTAAGCGCCGAAGAATTGCGATCCGCCGGTTTATCCTTTGCGAAGGTTGCTACGGTACGGCGAATCGCTACGGCTTACGATTCCGGTGAAATCACCGATCGGAAACTTAGAAAGCTGGAAGACGAGAAAGTTCTAGAATTTCTTTGTTCCATTAAAGGGGTCGGCCCTTGGACGGCGGAAATGGTCTTAATGTTTGCACTGGATCGTTGGGATCATTTTTCTTTGAATGATCTCATTCTTCGTAAATCCATAGAACGACATTTTGGAATCCATAGAAATTCCAAAAAAGAGATACTTGCTCTGGCGGGCAGATTTTCCCCGTACCGAACGATTTTTTCCTGGTATTTATGGCGCGATGCCGACGGAGGAGAAGGCTGGTGA
- a CDS encoding MATE family efflux transporter has protein sequence MDTLLKKIRRTYRFSRLNTSILFLAVPVVLAMISQTVVWSTDSIMVGYLGKEALAAIGMGGISYYTLVAFLIGFSMGIQIIVARRFGEGRSNEIGKIGITTLYFSLFLGAIITALGPFISSPLMNLIGADKAISLLGESYLTYRFLGSGFYFIGFCFRGFMDGLGFTKAGFVSMAVTTLSNILLNWIFIYGNCGAPAMGIAGAGLASSLAGLVGLLVFPFFLFKYKANRYFLGIRPIPTLTHLLEIIRVGIPPGLEEGFVNVAFMIFVKFQGMISIVSVAASNILFSTLSMAFLPGYAFGVAATTLLGQAMGAGKYKLAYHAAFRSAFFSAHIMGLVGLAFIIFGKNILNVYTQDRELIAECYPALVLLGVIQIGDAYHMVIGAALRGAGLQVHVFRIYMLVTYLIMLPCAYLFGIYFKGGTLGIWTAIFIWIATLSGTFVLEFRRKKWVKGTV, from the coding sequence TTGGACACCTTGTTAAAAAAAATACGTAGAACTTATAGATTCAGTCGACTCAATACTTCCATTCTGTTTTTAGCCGTTCCTGTCGTTTTGGCGATGATCAGTCAAACCGTAGTTTGGTCCACGGATTCGATCATGGTCGGTTACTTAGGCAAAGAAGCCTTGGCCGCGATCGGGATGGGAGGAATCAGTTATTACACTCTTGTTGCATTTCTTATCGGGTTTTCCATGGGAATTCAGATTATCGTAGCGAGAAGATTCGGAGAAGGTCGGTCAAACGAAATCGGAAAGATCGGAATTACGACACTTTACTTTTCCCTATTTTTAGGCGCGATCATCACCGCGTTAGGACCGTTCATCTCGTCGCCTCTCATGAATTTGATCGGCGCCGATAAGGCCATCAGCCTTTTAGGAGAGAGCTACTTAACGTATAGATTCTTAGGGAGCGGTTTTTACTTCATCGGTTTTTGTTTTAGAGGATTCATGGACGGCTTAGGATTTACGAAAGCCGGATTCGTGTCGATGGCTGTAACAACACTTTCTAATATTCTTTTGAACTGGATTTTCATATACGGAAATTGCGGAGCTCCCGCAATGGGAATCGCCGGAGCCGGCCTAGCTTCCTCTCTGGCAGGACTTGTCGGATTGCTCGTATTTCCGTTCTTTCTGTTTAAGTATAAAGCGAATCGATATTTTCTAGGTATTCGACCGATTCCGACTTTGACTCATCTACTTGAAATCATTCGAGTCGGAATCCCACCCGGATTAGAGGAAGGATTCGTTAATGTCGCATTCATGATCTTCGTTAAATTCCAGGGCATGATTTCCATCGTGTCGGTAGCAGCGTCCAATATATTGTTTTCGACTTTAAGCATGGCCTTTCTCCCCGGCTATGCTTTCGGAGTTGCAGCCACAACTTTATTGGGTCAGGCGATGGGAGCCGGAAAATATAAATTGGCCTACCACGCCGCTTTCCGATCCGCTTTCTTTTCGGCACACATAATGGGATTGGTCGGTCTGGCATTCATCATTTTCGGGAAAAACATCCTAAATGTCTACACTCAAGATAGGGAATTAATCGCAGAATGCTATCCTGCCTTGGTCCTTCTCGGAGTGATTCAAATCGGGGACGCTTACCATATGGTTATCGGTGCGGCACTTCGAGGCGCCGGATTGCAGGTCCATGTCTTCCGAATTTACATGCTGGTTACGTACTTAATTATGCTGCCTTGTGCTTACCTATTCGGAATTTATTTCAAAGGGGGGACCTTAGGAATTTGGACCGCGATATTTATTTGGATAGCGACCCTCTCCGGGACCTTCGTACTCGAATTTAGAAGGAAAAAATGGGTGAAAGGAACGGTCTAA
- a CDS encoding potassium channel family protein → MKRKKIAVIGLGDFGSELVKRLYEEGQEVTAVDQDQSKVDKIKEYCTYAVAIDSTDETELLEHGIDEMDAVVLAIGDNFENLIVTADVLKKIEVETIYARYQSDLNKRVLQMLGITNLFNPESEAAHSMAQQLIYRGVKGVTSLGDEYRILETVLPKHMLGKTVSECRIREDWNLNLVTVKRPKKNRKNQGSEEILGILQPHMILKENDILVLFGLNEDLEKLLHKR, encoded by the coding sequence ATGAAAAGGAAAAAGATCGCGGTCATAGGATTGGGAGACTTCGGCTCCGAATTAGTCAAACGATTGTACGAAGAGGGACAGGAAGTTACGGCCGTCGATCAAGATCAATCCAAAGTGGATAAAATCAAAGAGTATTGTACGTATGCGGTAGCGATCGATTCTACCGATGAGACCGAGTTACTTGAGCACGGCATAGACGAGATGGATGCCGTCGTTTTGGCCATCGGAGATAATTTTGAAAATCTCATAGTGACTGCCGACGTTCTTAAAAAAATAGAAGTCGAAACTATTTACGCTCGATATCAATCCGATTTAAACAAGAGAGTTTTACAAATGCTGGGTATTACGAACCTCTTCAATCCCGAGTCGGAGGCTGCTCATTCGATGGCTCAGCAACTGATTTATCGGGGAGTAAAGGGAGTGACTTCGCTCGGGGACGAATATCGTATATTAGAGACGGTTTTACCGAAGCATATGTTGGGAAAAACCGTATCCGAGTGCAGAATAAGAGAAGACTGGAATCTTAACTTGGTTACGGTCAAACGTCCGAAAAAAAATCGTAAGAATCAAGGCTCCGAGGAAATTCTCGGAATTCTCCAGCCGCATATGATTCTTAAGGAAAACGATATTCTGGTCCTGTTCGGTTTAAACGAAGATCTGGAAAAGCTACTTCATAAGCGATAG
- a CDS encoding acylphosphatase, with amino-acid sequence MASKNQTRAKIRIRGAVQGVGFRYFVLQRAQECRLTGYTMNLPSGEVEVVVEGDKVFIEDLYKAVQRGPSKAKVVETTIQWEEPKGNFRTFEIKR; translated from the coding sequence ATGGCAAGTAAGAACCAAACCAGAGCGAAAATCAGAATACGAGGAGCCGTTCAAGGAGTCGGATTTCGTTACTTCGTTTTACAACGGGCGCAGGAATGCAGACTCACAGGTTACACGATGAATCTTCCGTCCGGCGAAGTCGAAGTAGTCGTCGAAGGGGACAAAGTCTTTATAGAAGATCTGTACAAGGCAGTCCAACGAGGTCCTTCTAAAGCGAAAGTCGTCGAAACGACGATCCAATGGGAAGAACCCAAAGGGAATTTTAGAACATTTGAAATCAAGCGTTAG
- a CDS encoding TrkH family potassium uptake protein: MHSKEKWFSFWGELSFLYEKSIRPILRILFALTGFLSLVLLILLYGFYYPNDWVHPLRLLTTFAVWYLVLYEILDFVFTLHPYKIYLSSHKLEATAILLVVLQFYFEKEIESLFVVSRARAEEAVLLFLSISQLTLLFSGLAHFLRRAKVSLGRVSPSLIMAASFAFLIALGTASLSLPRAQAIETPLIDLFFTAVSAVCVTGLSTIDVGSQLTGTGQVILISLIQLGGLGLMTLTVFFSLVLEGQVSVTEKLLVKDLFSQETIGRAGSILRQVAYLTFSIEAIGALYIYCVFPKGSAVQNESLFFYSIFHAISSFCNAGFSLFPKGLAQEFVKESYGMLSGIMVLIVLGGLGFPTVSQLIKKIWFLRRLNSIRLTVGTKLILITTGFLLSLGWISYWFLERDLSLKGLPWYDQAFHSLFYSVSTRTAGFNTLDMAKMGSPIIFISLFLMWVGASPNSTGGGIKTSTFAVSVLQFHQYLVGKDRVDIFGRTLAESSLARASVAIILSLFVIFLGIFGIICFEKPMPFLDICYEVVSAYGTTGLSRGVTAEIGTVGKLILCAVMFVGRVGVLTFLLAFVPKRRARRYWYPEEYVVVG; the protein is encoded by the coding sequence ATGCATTCTAAGGAAAAATGGTTTTCGTTTTGGGGGGAATTGTCCTTTCTTTACGAAAAATCGATCAGACCGATTCTTCGAATTTTATTCGCCTTAACGGGGTTTCTATCTTTAGTTCTCCTAATATTGCTTTATGGATTTTATTATCCGAACGATTGGGTGCACCCACTACGGTTATTGACGACTTTTGCGGTTTGGTATTTAGTTCTATACGAAATTTTAGATTTTGTTTTTACTCTTCATCCCTACAAAATTTACCTTTCCTCGCATAAGCTCGAAGCGACCGCAATACTTCTTGTCGTTCTTCAGTTCTATTTCGAAAAGGAGATCGAATCGCTGTTTGTCGTTTCAAGAGCTAGAGCAGAGGAAGCGGTTCTGCTATTTTTGTCGATCAGTCAACTTACCTTACTCTTTAGCGGTCTTGCCCATTTCCTTAGAAGAGCAAAAGTATCTCTCGGAAGAGTTTCTCCTTCCCTAATTATGGCGGCGAGTTTCGCTTTTCTTATCGCGTTAGGTACAGCATCGTTATCCTTGCCTCGAGCTCAGGCGATCGAAACTCCTTTGATCGATTTATTTTTTACCGCAGTCAGCGCCGTTTGTGTAACGGGTTTAAGCACGATCGATGTCGGTTCCCAACTGACCGGAACGGGCCAAGTAATTCTGATTTCTCTCATTCAATTAGGTGGACTCGGTCTGATGACTTTAACGGTATTTTTTTCGCTCGTTCTGGAAGGCCAAGTCTCGGTAACGGAGAAGTTACTAGTCAAAGACTTGTTCAGTCAAGAGACGATCGGAAGAGCCGGCTCAATTTTGAGACAAGTCGCGTACCTCACGTTTTCGATCGAAGCCATCGGAGCGCTTTACATCTATTGCGTTTTTCCGAAAGGAAGTGCGGTTCAGAATGAGAGTTTATTTTTCTATAGCATATTCCACGCTATTAGTTCCTTTTGCAATGCGGGCTTTTCGCTTTTTCCGAAGGGATTGGCGCAGGAGTTCGTAAAGGAATCGTACGGAATGCTTTCGGGGATTATGGTCTTGATCGTTCTCGGAGGGCTCGGATTTCCGACAGTAAGCCAATTAATCAAGAAAATATGGTTTTTAAGAAGACTCAATTCGATTCGTTTAACGGTAGGCACGAAGTTGATTTTGATAACCACAGGATTTCTTTTATCACTAGGTTGGATTTCCTACTGGTTTTTAGAAAGAGATCTGAGTTTGAAAGGATTGCCTTGGTATGATCAGGCGTTTCATTCTTTATTTTATTCCGTATCGACTAGGACTGCGGGTTTCAATACGTTAGATATGGCCAAGATGGGTTCCCCGATAATTTTTATCAGTTTGTTTTTGATGTGGGTCGGAGCTTCGCCAAACTCGACGGGCGGGGGAATTAAGACTTCGACTTTTGCCGTTTCGGTTTTGCAGTTCCACCAATATTTGGTAGGAAAGGATAGAGTGGACATATTCGGAAGGACGTTGGCGGAAAGTTCGCTGGCAAGAGCGTCAGTTGCGATCATTCTTTCCTTATTTGTGATATTTTTAGGAATCTTCGGTATTATCTGTTTCGAAAAACCGATGCCTTTTTTAGATATTTGTTATGAAGTCGTATCCGCCTACGGAACGACCGGATTGTCTCGGGGGGTAACGGCGGAAATAGGAACAGTAGGAAAGTTAATACTGTGCGCGGTTATGTTCGTAGGAAGGGTCGGGGTTTTGACGTTTCTTTTGGCGTTTGTTCCGAAGAGAAGGGCTAGAAGATATTGGTATCCCGAAGAATATGTCGTTGTAGGCTGA
- the gmd gene encoding GDP-mannose 4,6-dehydratase — protein MKKALITGITGQDGSYLTELLLSKDYEVHGIVRRSSSLNRDRIEHLRGNPRLFLHYGDLTDSSNLNRVLEKVQPEEIYNLAAQSHVGVSFEVPEYTAEVDAVGTLRILDAIKQTGVKSRFYQASTSELYGKVQAIPQDEKTPFYPRSPYAVAKLYAYWAVVNYREAFGLHASNGILFNHESPRRGEGFVTRKITLGVAGLLSGKSGPIRLGNLDAKRDWGFAKDYVEMMWMMLQQPEPDDYVVATNEMHTVREFVEESFKHLNIQVEWKGSGDQEKGYDTKDGKLLVQVDPNFYRPAEVELLIGSPEKARKKLGWEPKVKFKELVEIMIKSDCKAFGIQI, from the coding sequence ATGAAAAAGGCGCTAATTACCGGCATTACCGGCCAAGACGGATCCTACTTAACAGAACTTCTCTTGAGCAAAGACTATGAAGTCCATGGGATCGTGCGCCGATCCAGCTCATTGAACCGGGACCGCATCGAGCATCTACGCGGAAATCCACGGTTGTTTTTGCATTACGGAGATTTGACGGATTCCAGTAATTTAAATCGGGTTTTAGAGAAGGTTCAACCCGAGGAAATTTATAATTTAGCCGCCCAATCTCACGTGGGTGTTTCGTTCGAAGTTCCCGAATACACTGCGGAAGTGGATGCGGTCGGAACTTTAAGAATCTTGGATGCTATCAAGCAAACGGGAGTTAAATCCCGCTTTTACCAAGCCTCCACCTCGGAGCTTTACGGAAAAGTCCAGGCCATCCCTCAGGACGAAAAAACTCCATTCTATCCTCGATCACCGTATGCAGTAGCAAAACTATACGCGTATTGGGCGGTCGTAAACTACAGAGAAGCGTTCGGATTACACGCTTCGAATGGAATTTTATTTAATCACGAATCACCGCGCAGAGGAGAAGGTTTCGTCACTCGTAAAATCACCCTAGGAGTCGCGGGATTACTTTCCGGAAAAAGCGGACCGATCCGACTCGGAAACTTGGACGCAAAACGCGACTGGGGATTTGCGAAAGATTACGTGGAAATGATGTGGATGATGTTGCAACAACCGGAGCCGGACGATTACGTCGTCGCGACCAACGAAATGCATACCGTTCGCGAGTTCGTGGAAGAGTCGTTCAAGCACCTGAATATACAAGTCGAATGGAAAGGATCCGGAGATCAGGAAAAAGGATATGATACGAAAGACGGAAAGCTTCTGGTTCAAGTCGATCCGAACTTCTATCGCCCTGCCGAGGTCGAATTGCTGATCGGTAGTCCTGAAAAAGCCAGAAAGAAACTAGGCTGGGAACCGAAAGTAAAATTTAAGGAATTGGTCGAAATAATGATCAAGTCCGATTGCAAGGCCTTCGGTATTCAGATTTAA
- a CDS encoding aldo/keto reductase — translation MVVSEICMGTMTFGSSCEEREAHRILDRAFDADIDFYDTAEVYPVPPEERYVHETERIFGKWLKTKKRESILIATKVCGPGHSWFSPPVRSGKTALDKRNIKIAIEGSLRRLGTDYIDLYQTHWPDHDFGYEETLAALTELIDEGKVRYIGSSNETAWGTMKSLSVSEKNSFARYESIQNNFSILNRRFEDALSDICRRETISLLPYSPLAGGVLTGKYNLPSPPENARFSRYAKLPTERQRRMANRFLNEGTLSSVSELSKIAEEAGVSVAVLSVAWSKQHDYVASTIIGANTVEQLEENLKAVDLLLSEDILKKIDEVSRKIPYPMG, via the coding sequence ATGGTAGTTTCCGAAATTTGCATGGGAACCATGACATTCGGATCAAGTTGCGAAGAACGGGAAGCGCATCGCATTTTAGACAGAGCCTTTGACGCGGACATCGATTTTTATGACACTGCGGAAGTCTATCCGGTTCCGCCTGAGGAACGATACGTACATGAAACGGAACGAATTTTTGGGAAATGGCTAAAAACGAAAAAAAGGGAATCGATTCTTATAGCGACTAAGGTCTGCGGCCCCGGGCACAGCTGGTTCTCACCTCCGGTTCGTTCGGGCAAAACGGCTTTGGATAAACGAAATATTAAAATCGCAATCGAAGGCAGCCTCAGGAGATTAGGGACCGATTATATCGATTTATACCAAACTCATTGGCCCGATCACGATTTCGGATACGAAGAAACCTTAGCGGCTTTGACCGAATTAATAGACGAAGGTAAAGTTCGTTATATCGGCAGTAGCAACGAAACCGCTTGGGGAACGATGAAGAGCCTCTCGGTTTCCGAAAAGAATTCTTTTGCAAGATACGAATCGATTCAAAATAATTTCAGCATTTTAAATCGAAGATTTGAAGACGCATTATCCGACATTTGCCGTAGAGAAACGATCAGCCTATTGCCTTATTCTCCTTTGGCGGGCGGAGTATTAACCGGAAAATATAACCTACCCTCTCCGCCCGAGAATGCAAGATTTAGTCGTTATGCGAAGCTTCCCACCGAAAGGCAGCGTCGAATGGCCAATCGATTCTTAAACGAAGGAACTCTCTCCTCCGTTTCCGAGTTGAGTAAAATCGCCGAAGAAGCCGGGGTCAGCGTAGCGGTACTTTCGGTGGCCTGGTCCAAACAACACGATTACGTCGCCTCCACGATCATAGGAGCCAATACGGTCGAACAATTGGAGGAAAACTTAAAAGCCGTCGATTTACTTTTATCGGAAGATATATTAAAGAAAATTGATGAAGTATCGAGAAAAATTCCTTATCCTATGGGTTAA
- a CDS encoding bacitracin resistance protein BacA: protein MSEHSIYTPESGPPVPDPRLRTLFLKLGEEKLRSLVVDFYGKIPSSPIAWMFPENLEPSIQKSADFLIQVVGGPPYYVERYGPPRMRARHLPFPIDEKSRRAWLSCYREAIQNWEVDQESKDIIWEFLQGFSAWMVNKA from the coding sequence TTGAGCGAACATTCCATTTATACACCGGAGTCCGGTCCTCCCGTTCCGGATCCAAGACTTCGCACCCTTTTTCTAAAATTAGGCGAGGAAAAATTACGAAGTCTAGTCGTCGATTTTTACGGAAAAATTCCTTCCAGCCCCATAGCTTGGATGTTTCCGGAAAATTTAGAACCAAGCATACAAAAGTCCGCCGATTTTTTAATTCAAGTAGTGGGTGGACCTCCTTATTATGTGGAAAGGTACGGACCGCCTAGAATGAGAGCGAGACATCTTCCTTTCCCAATAGATGAGAAATCTCGGAGAGCTTGGCTTTCCTGTTATCGCGAAGCGATTCAGAACTGGGAAGTGGATCAAGAATCGAAGGATATCATTTGGGAATTTCTGCAAGGCTTCTCGGCATGGATGGTAAACAAGGCCTGA
- a CDS encoding prohibitin family protein: protein MKKRIWWGMFLIFSLLGCYATVPPGHVGLRFDPWNRTLEKKSLPPGNYPIGFFEQVIQYPVQLQSHTEKVEVITRDDLRIEVIATIIIKPIVEEVFDLQTKIGRDFYNMVVQPEFRTCIRNVMTSYPMIQISKKTPDIEKEIKTEVTRRIQGKHVEVDDVVLSDINYSQKIFQAIEEKLTKEQQLEAMKFQIRITQKDNEMERMKAKREAEIRIIEAEAEAKSSVIKARATAEAQEMINSKLTTKYIQYKALENPNNKIIYYPLGKDSLPVIINPQLGGKSEPARSE from the coding sequence ATGAAGAAAAGAATTTGGTGGGGCATGTTTTTGATTTTTTCGTTGCTGGGCTGTTACGCGACCGTTCCGCCGGGACATGTCGGACTAAGGTTCGATCCTTGGAACCGAACCTTAGAAAAAAAGTCCCTTCCACCGGGAAATTATCCGATCGGATTTTTCGAACAAGTAATACAGTATCCTGTCCAACTTCAATCTCACACCGAAAAAGTGGAAGTTATTACTAGGGACGATTTGAGAATCGAGGTTATCGCTACGATCATTATTAAGCCGATCGTGGAGGAGGTCTTCGATTTACAAACCAAAATCGGTCGCGATTTTTATAATATGGTCGTGCAACCCGAATTTCGTACATGCATTCGGAACGTGATGACGAGTTATCCGATGATACAAATTTCCAAAAAGACGCCCGACATCGAAAAGGAGATCAAAACCGAAGTCACTAGGCGTATTCAGGGTAAGCATGTAGAAGTCGACGATGTGGTATTGAGCGATATAAATTATAGTCAGAAAATTTTCCAGGCTATCGAAGAGAAGTTAACGAAAGAACAGCAGTTGGAAGCGATGAAGTTTCAGATCCGAATCACTCAAAAGGATAATGAAATGGAACGCATGAAAGCGAAACGAGAAGCGGAAATTCGCATTATCGAAGCCGAAGCGGAAGCTAAGTCCAGCGTGATCAAAGCTAGAGCAACTGCCGAAGCTCAAGAGATGATCAATAGCAAGTTGACGACGAAATATATCCAATATAAGGCGTTGGAAAATCCGAATAATAAAATCATTTATTATCCGCTTGGAAAGGATTCATTACCGGTAATCATAAATCCTCAGTTGGGCGGAAAATCGGAACCCGCGCGATCGGAATAA
- a CDS encoding caspase family protein: protein MKRWYSMAVIAAVLLAVEGSTPLRPEIESDIVEETFIPRIARSSGVLSISVSSDGNTFVSGCEDKTARIWSLNNRKFLTLSENTSPVTSVSFSPLGDKILTKGDGDTATLWDSDGRKLLSTHSSEGWIQAVLFAPDGKSFFTASDDGKIYQWDLAGKLVYRYVFHTDAITSIDASKDGKFLVAGSDDGKISIWQVKGKLLKEMEGHGASVSTVAISPDNSVFASGGLDNKAILWNFKGEKIREFLGHSSSLSGITFSPGGKLIATASQDRTARIWNLSGEIIAELEGHTEDLTDIKFLHKGEILITSSTDGSHIFWNLKGKRLGNVILTERGKVVFTEDGRFEYDDSHSADSIEFEDKISGQVVNIDQFFDRLYTPNLYSELLSEVNGAKPQKNIAELYKESPAPSILLTIAATPRPKDQKIDLEIKSCDTGGGVKELLLYHNGSLIDLEKIRGIKIQNEGKCILQKISASLISGANTFQAVAKSQLGMAAYSKNLNIDSNQVSGPVPKPALHIVVIGIDQYKNTDLNLKYAVADAKAIRDSIREKAGDLFSATHVYEAFDKDATKSGIERVFSSVAEKARPEDVAVIYIAGHGLSEERTYYFLPQENPGNNIQAIQSGLSQQELIKFISRIDATKKFVMIDTCQSGGDWLVTMRGGSEDQAALGILAKTAGVWVVAASLKKQYAWESIITGHGLLTTSILEALEGKAGKTKTVSVGELIPYINRRVPEIAKEYFKKEQYPYTAQHGQDFPIARVK, encoded by the coding sequence ATGAAAAGATGGTATTCGATGGCTGTGATCGCCGCAGTTCTTTTAGCGGTAGAAGGATCGACTCCTCTCCGCCCGGAAATCGAATCCGATATCGTTGAGGAAACTTTTATTCCTAGAATCGCCCGTTCTTCCGGAGTATTAAGTATTTCGGTTTCCTCGGACGGTAATACGTTCGTTTCAGGATGCGAGGATAAAACCGCAAGAATCTGGAGTCTTAACAATCGGAAGTTCTTAACCCTATCCGAAAATACTAGTCCGGTGACATCCGTTTCCTTTTCGCCTCTTGGAGATAAAATTCTTACGAAAGGCGACGGAGATACGGCTACCCTATGGGATAGCGACGGCAGAAAGCTATTATCGACTCATAGCAGCGAGGGATGGATTCAAGCGGTTTTGTTTGCGCCCGACGGAAAAAGTTTTTTTACGGCGTCCGACGACGGAAAAATTTATCAATGGGATCTTGCAGGTAAATTAGTTTATCGTTATGTTTTTCACACCGACGCAATTACTTCGATCGACGCTTCGAAAGACGGAAAGTTTCTCGTAGCCGGTTCCGACGACGGAAAAATTTCGATCTGGCAGGTTAAAGGAAAGTTGTTAAAAGAAATGGAGGGACACGGAGCGTCAGTTTCGACGGTAGCGATTTCGCCCGATAATTCGGTCTTCGCATCCGGCGGTCTCGATAACAAAGCCATTCTTTGGAATTTTAAGGGGGAAAAGATTCGGGAATTTTTGGGACATTCTTCTTCGCTTTCAGGAATTACTTTTTCTCCCGGTGGAAAATTAATCGCAACCGCGAGTCAGGATAGGACTGCAAGAATCTGGAATTTATCCGGCGAAATCATAGCGGAATTGGAGGGTCATACCGAGGATTTGACCGATATAAAATTTTTGCATAAGGGAGAAATCTTAATCACCTCAAGCACGGACGGTTCTCACATATTTTGGAATTTAAAAGGAAAGCGTCTAGGTAACGTTATATTGACCGAACGTGGAAAGGTCGTATTTACCGAAGACGGGCGATTCGAGTACGACGATTCCCATTCCGCGGACTCCATCGAATTCGAGGATAAAATATCCGGCCAAGTAGTGAATATAGATCAGTTTTTCGACAGGTTATACACGCCCAATCTTTATTCTGAATTATTAAGCGAAGTCAACGGGGCCAAACCTCAAAAAAATATCGCCGAATTATATAAGGAATCGCCGGCACCGTCCATCTTGTTGACGATCGCGGCTACGCCTAGGCCTAAAGATCAAAAAATCGATTTGGAAATCAAATCCTGCGATACCGGGGGCGGCGTAAAGGAACTTCTTTTATATCATAACGGTTCGCTAATCGATTTGGAAAAAATTCGGGGAATTAAGATTCAAAACGAAGGAAAATGCATTCTCCAAAAAATTTCCGCCTCTCTCATTTCCGGTGCAAATACATTTCAAGCGGTTGCTAAGAGTCAACTCGGTATGGCCGCCTACTCTAAAAATTTAAATATCGATTCGAATCAAGTTTCGGGTCCCGTTCCGAAACCGGCCTTACACATAGTCGTTATAGGAATCGACCAATATAAGAATACCGATTTGAATCTAAAATATGCGGTCGCGGATGCAAAAGCGATTCGCGACTCGATTCGGGAAAAGGCCGGTGATCTTTTTTCCGCTACTCACGTGTATGAAGCATTCGATAAAGATGCGACTAAGAGCGGAATCGAGCGGGTATTTTCTTCCGTTGCCGAGAAGGCCCGGCCCGAGGACGTGGCGGTGATCTATATCGCAGGTCATGGACTTTCCGAGGAACGCACGTATTATTTTTTGCCCCAAGAAAATCCTGGGAATAACATCCAAGCGATTCAGTCGGGTCTTTCTCAACAGGAGTTAATCAAATTCATTTCCAGAATAGATGCCACTAAGAAATTCGTAATGATCGACACTTGCCAATCCGGCGGAGATTGGCTTGTCACGATGCGAGGCGGATCGGAAGATCAGGCGGCCTTAGGAATATTGGCCAAAACCGCGGGTGTCTGGGTAGTGGCGGCCTCGTTGAAGAAGCAATATGCATGGGAATCCATCATAACCGGTCACGGGTTGTTAACTACTAGCATATTGGAAGCTTTGGAGGGGAAAGCCGGTAAAACAAAGACCGTATCGGTAGGCGAATTAATACCTTACATTAACCGACGAGTCCCCGAGATCGCCAAAGAGTATTTTAAAAAAGAGCAATATCCTTATACCGCTCAACATGGACAAGACTTTCCCATAGCTAGGGTAAAGTAA